The following are encoded together in the Bradyrhizobium genosp. L genome:
- a CDS encoding glutathione S-transferase has product MKIHDWPTGPYPARVRIALSEKNLQSEVAFVTVSLRKGEHKRPDFLAKNYSGTLPVLELDDGTFIAECTAITEYLDALDGTPVLTGRTPRDKGVIHMMNKRAELELLDAISTYFHHGTPGLGPDVEIYQNAEWGLRQRDKAVRGMRYFDGVLQDQPFIAGAAFSMADITVIAGLIFAALVKLPVPTECAALRDWYARMQARPSVKQQLALTAPAAS; this is encoded by the coding sequence ATGAAGATTCACGACTGGCCAACCGGTCCATATCCGGCCCGCGTCCGGATCGCGCTGTCGGAGAAAAACCTGCAGTCCGAGGTTGCGTTCGTCACCGTCAGTCTGCGCAAGGGCGAGCACAAGAGGCCCGACTTCCTCGCCAAGAACTACTCGGGCACGCTGCCCGTGCTCGAACTCGACGACGGCACATTCATCGCCGAGTGCACGGCGATCACCGAATATCTGGACGCGCTCGACGGTACGCCTGTGCTGACCGGCCGCACGCCGCGCGACAAGGGCGTGATCCACATGATGAACAAGCGCGCCGAGCTGGAGCTGCTCGACGCCATCAGCACCTATTTCCACCACGGCACGCCAGGGCTCGGGCCCGACGTCGAGATCTATCAGAACGCCGAATGGGGCTTGCGCCAGCGCGACAAGGCGGTGCGGGGGATGCGCTATTTCGACGGGGTTCTGCAAGACCAGCCATTCATCGCCGGTGCGGCGTTCTCGATGGCCGACATCACGGTCATCGCAGGCCTGATCTTCGCCGCGCTGGTGAAGCTGCCGGTGCCGACCGAGTGCGCCGCGCTGCGCGATTGGTACGCAAGGATGCAGGCGCGCCCGAGCGTGAAGCAGCAGCTTGCGCTGACGGCGCCGGCCGCCAGCTGA
- the gspG gene encoding type II secretion system major pseudopilin GspG, which produces MRTRNVIAKVFAVHKRGRSGEAGFTLVEMLVVIAIIGLIMGLIGPRVLNYLSESKVKTARIQLQSFSSALDLYYLDAGRFPSTAEGLAALVQRTPGVAAWNGPYLKGGTVPNDPWSHPYIYRSPGEHGPYDIVSYGSDGQEGGSGTSADISLEKATAANTGSD; this is translated from the coding sequence ATGAGAACGCGCAACGTCATCGCTAAAGTATTCGCCGTGCATAAGCGAGGCAGGTCCGGTGAAGCCGGCTTCACGCTGGTCGAGATGCTGGTGGTGATCGCGATCATCGGCCTGATCATGGGGCTGATCGGGCCCCGCGTGCTGAATTATCTCAGCGAGTCCAAGGTCAAGACCGCGCGCATCCAGCTGCAGAGCTTCTCCAGCGCGCTTGATCTGTATTATCTCGACGCCGGCCGCTTCCCGTCGACGGCGGAAGGACTTGCCGCGCTGGTCCAGCGCACGCCCGGCGTTGCCGCCTGGAACGGCCCGTATCTGAAGGGCGGCACCGTTCCCAACGATCCCTGGAGCCATCCTTATATCTATCGCTCGCCCGGCGAGCATGGACCCTATGACATCGTCTCCTACGGCTCGGATGGCCAGGAAGGCGGCAGCGGCACCTCGGCCGACATTTCGCTCGAGAAGGCCACGGCCGCCAACACCGGGAGCGATTGA
- a CDS encoding prepilin-type N-terminal cleavage/methylation domain-containing protein yields MSLATSPTDRKDAGFTLLEVLVALALVAVSVIAIGSVMGVKTRGVRSLEQHVALMQATRTLMTVGIPPRDALQPGTSSGQADGYRWVIDVSPLGGGWTVSDANVPWTPELVRIRVKLPGGSLSDIRTVRLMPRPSE; encoded by the coding sequence TTGTCGCTCGCGACGTCGCCAACTGACCGCAAGGATGCGGGATTTACACTGCTCGAGGTGCTGGTGGCGCTGGCGCTGGTCGCCGTCTCGGTCATCGCGATCGGCAGCGTGATGGGCGTCAAGACGCGCGGCGTGCGGTCGCTGGAGCAGCATGTCGCGCTGATGCAGGCGACGCGCACCTTGATGACGGTCGGCATTCCGCCGCGCGATGCGCTGCAGCCGGGCACGTCGAGCGGGCAGGCGGATGGCTATCGCTGGGTCATCGATGTCAGTCCGCTGGGAGGTGGATGGACGGTGTCCGACGCCAATGTTCCGTGGACGCCGGAGCTGGTGCGGATTCGCGTCAAATTGCCCGGCGGATCGCTGTCCGATATCCGCACGGTGCGGCTGATGCCGAGACCATCGGAATGA
- the gspD gene encoding type II secretion system secretin GspD, translating into MQRVSILGRRPAIRGGLGAAFVLMSLGLLASCNSATVGESVDASQLDITDKVRSLDLSPKQPQQTGGVATAAGQSGTVRAAMYEGSEVTAVSDERPQPSSSGQGFDLNFENTPVATVAKVVLGDILHTGYTIDPRVQGTVSLVSVHPVPKSDMVFVLENALRLSGVVLLHDTTGYRLTPLGDAVGGGHVDAAAANPEAGFGVSVVPLQYVSAQTLLKLTDSFATRAGAVRADTARNLLLIQGTGAERRSAVDTVLSFDVDWMRGQSVGIFPIASGPPAPLIAELEKIVDSGENGLSQNLIKFVPIARLNAVMVVSKKPEMLHTAATWIKRLDRNDTARTTVHVYRVKYGDARQIAKVLTDMFLGGSSSSLLDSPDSQLAPGSGSASSSSADRLSLNGNNSSSGTNGFASRSSLGTSTTAGGMNGQGNGLGGGQGGANVNQNQDKNAALDSGHGSGGNGQPMMQDVRITPDAVNNKLLIYADQANYRIIEATLLQIDEPQTQVAIDATIAEVTLNNSLSYGVQTYLTSQNLGLKPNTGSILNTQATAAPATTTDATTGATTVAGSLTNAFINQAFPGFNFLIGNATQPSLILDALHAVTSVKVLSNPSLVVINNQVATLQVGDVVPVSTGSATVLTTSNTVVNTIDYRNTGIILRVSPRVSVDGTVRLDIEQEISNVPQTSANSLTPTVSERRVKSQISVANGQTVLLAGLISEQQSGTRNAIPVIDQIPGLGDAFGHQSNATQRTELIIFIRPQIIRNGSDARNVAEELRSRLRGNIATTTSNQAVTTSMH; encoded by the coding sequence ATGCAACGCGTAAGCATACTCGGCCGCCGCCCGGCGATCCGTGGCGGCCTTGGTGCGGCATTCGTCCTGATGTCGCTGGGATTGCTCGCGTCCTGCAATTCCGCGACCGTCGGCGAGAGCGTGGATGCGTCCCAGCTCGACATCACCGATAAGGTTCGCTCGCTGGATCTGTCGCCGAAGCAGCCGCAACAGACAGGTGGCGTCGCAACCGCCGCCGGCCAGAGCGGCACGGTTCGCGCGGCGATGTATGAAGGCTCCGAGGTGACGGCCGTGTCCGACGAGCGGCCGCAGCCATCGTCCAGCGGCCAGGGATTCGACCTCAACTTCGAGAACACGCCGGTCGCGACCGTCGCCAAGGTCGTGCTCGGCGACATCCTGCATACCGGCTACACGATCGATCCACGGGTGCAGGGCACGGTCAGCCTGGTCTCGGTGCACCCGGTGCCGAAGTCGGACATGGTGTTCGTGCTGGAGAATGCGCTGCGGCTGAGCGGCGTCGTGCTACTGCACGACACCACCGGCTATCGCCTGACGCCGCTCGGCGACGCGGTCGGCGGCGGCCATGTCGACGCCGCGGCCGCCAATCCCGAAGCGGGCTTCGGCGTCTCGGTGGTTCCGTTACAATATGTGTCGGCGCAGACGCTGCTGAAGCTGACCGACAGCTTTGCCACGAGAGCCGGCGCCGTGCGCGCCGACACCGCGCGGAACCTGTTGCTGATCCAGGGCACCGGCGCCGAGCGCCGCAGCGCGGTCGACACCGTGCTGAGCTTCGATGTCGACTGGATGCGCGGCCAGTCGGTCGGCATCTTCCCGATCGCGAGCGGCCCGCCGGCGCCTTTGATCGCCGAGCTGGAGAAGATCGTCGATTCCGGCGAGAACGGCTTGAGCCAGAACCTGATCAAGTTCGTGCCGATCGCCCGCCTCAACGCGGTGATGGTGGTGAGCAAGAAGCCGGAGATGCTGCACACCGCCGCGACCTGGATCAAGCGGCTCGACCGCAACGACACCGCGCGAACCACCGTCCACGTCTACCGCGTCAAGTATGGCGACGCGCGCCAGATCGCGAAGGTGCTGACCGACATGTTCCTCGGCGGCTCGTCGTCCAGCCTGCTCGACAGTCCCGACAGCCAGCTCGCGCCGGGCTCCGGGAGCGCGTCGAGCTCAAGCGCCGATCGCCTGTCGCTGAACGGCAACAATTCGAGCTCGGGCACCAATGGCTTCGCATCCCGCAGCAGTCTCGGGACCAGCACGACTGCGGGCGGAATGAACGGCCAAGGCAACGGACTGGGCGGTGGGCAAGGCGGTGCCAACGTCAATCAGAACCAGGACAAGAACGCGGCGCTGGACAGCGGACACGGCTCGGGCGGCAACGGCCAGCCGATGATGCAGGACGTGCGGATCACGCCCGATGCCGTCAACAACAAGCTCCTGATCTATGCCGACCAGGCCAACTATCGCATCATCGAGGCGACGCTGCTGCAGATCGACGAGCCGCAAACCCAGGTCGCGATCGACGCCACGATCGCCGAGGTCACGCTGAACAACTCGCTGTCCTACGGCGTGCAAACCTATCTCACCAGCCAGAACCTCGGCCTGAAGCCGAACACCGGCTCGATCCTCAATACCCAGGCGACCGCGGCGCCGGCGACCACGACCGACGCGACCACAGGCGCCACCACCGTCGCGGGTTCGCTGACCAATGCCTTCATCAACCAGGCCTTCCCCGGCTTCAACTTCCTGATCGGAAACGCGACGCAGCCAAGCCTGATCCTGGATGCGTTGCACGCCGTCACCAGCGTCAAGGTGCTCTCCAACCCGTCGCTGGTCGTGATCAACAACCAGGTGGCGACGCTGCAGGTCGGCGACGTCGTGCCGGTGTCGACCGGCAGCGCGACCGTCCTGACCACCAGCAACACCGTGGTCAACACCATCGACTATCGCAACACCGGCATCATCCTGCGGGTCTCGCCGCGCGTCAGCGTCGACGGCACGGTGCGGCTCGACATCGAGCAGGAGATCTCCAACGTGCCGCAGACCAGCGCCAACAGCCTGACGCCGACGGTGTCGGAGCGGCGGGTCAAGAGCCAGATCTCGGTCGCCAACGGCCAGACCGTGCTGCTGGCCGGCCTGATCAGCGAGCAGCAGAGCGGCACCCGCAACGCCATTCCGGTGATCGACCAGATCCCCGGTCTTGGCGACGCCTTCGGACATCAAAGCAACGCCACCCAGCGTACCGAGCTGATCATCTTCATCCGCCCGCAGATCATCCGCAACGGATCCGACGCCCGCAATGTCGCCGAGGAGCTCCGCTCGCGCCTGCGCGGCAACATCGCCACGACGACCAGCAACCAGGCCGTGACCACCAGCATGCATTGA
- a CDS encoding PulJ/GspJ family protein, translated as MTPARKRSRAHERGFTLIETILALALMGMLLTALATITAQWLPSWNRGLDRIQRSELIGIALERIGADLAAAEFIPANRDTKRPLFDGSELSVTFVRTAVGPNAGPGLDIVHLGETRDHGEFVTVRSQARFTPLADGVSLSEQVHLGGPVVLLRAPYRLSFAYAGPDRIWKRVWKQADRLPAMIRLTVRDAASERILSVSTIAPVHVQIPSDCTKPDGNCTDKGDADKTNPDNAPNDAGKT; from the coding sequence ATGACGCCGGCGCGCAAAAGATCCCGCGCGCATGAGCGCGGCTTCACGCTGATCGAGACCATCCTCGCGCTGGCGTTGATGGGGATGCTGCTGACGGCGCTCGCCACCATCACCGCGCAATGGCTGCCGAGCTGGAACCGCGGCCTCGACCGGATCCAGCGCAGCGAGCTGATCGGGATTGCGCTGGAGCGGATCGGCGCCGATCTCGCCGCGGCAGAGTTCATTCCCGCCAACCGCGACACCAAGCGGCCGCTGTTCGATGGATCGGAATTGTCTGTTACGTTCGTGCGGACGGCGGTCGGGCCGAATGCCGGGCCGGGGCTCGACATCGTCCACCTCGGCGAGACCAGGGATCACGGCGAGTTCGTCACCGTGCGCTCGCAGGCGCGCTTCACCCCGCTGGCCGATGGCGTATCGCTGTCCGAACAGGTGCATCTCGGCGGACCGGTGGTGCTGCTGCGTGCGCCCTACCGGCTGTCCTTTGCCTATGCTGGTCCCGACCGGATCTGGAAGCGGGTGTGGAAGCAGGCCGACCGGCTGCCGGCGATGATCCGCCTGACGGTGCGCGACGCCGCCAGCGAGCGCATCCTGTCGGTTTCGACCATCGCGCCGGTCCATGTCCAGATTCCGAGCGACTGCACCAAGCCGGACGGCAATTGCACCGACAAGGGCGATGCCGACAAGACCAATCCGGATAACGCGCCGAATGATGCGGGGAAGACGTGA
- a CDS encoding type II secretion system F family protein encodes MPNFRYRALTQTGEVVNGTISAPTAAEVARRIEYLKLLPIETVEDKRAAGSGAGGFSFLNGPSAAEVTIFTRDLALLLKAGARLDDALELLSNDADVGRMRPVVAKIRAALLTGESFADAVADHPALFPPMYVALVRVGEISGTLDSVLEMLGTERARSEAMRRKLTDAMQYPAFVLVAACGVMLFFLLFVLPQFSTVLGDFGGKSDTALANFIAVSDFLRANATAASLTAAGTIALVWWLLRQAAVRAALVNGISKIPGIRNGFQFYRASLFCRNLGVLLGSGVNLTAALRILVDIMSVTGSEANWAAAADRVRHGGKLSEALAVADSLPPMAVRMLRLGEETGQLPALAGRVAEFYEAKLQRSLDRVVAIVGPLAIITISTVVGGLIVSVMTALLSVTQLVN; translated from the coding sequence GTGCCGAATTTTCGCTACCGCGCCCTGACCCAGACCGGCGAGGTCGTCAACGGCACGATCTCCGCGCCGACCGCGGCCGAGGTCGCGCGCCGGATCGAATATTTGAAACTGCTGCCGATCGAGACCGTCGAGGACAAGCGCGCCGCCGGCAGCGGCGCCGGCGGCTTCAGCTTCCTCAACGGGCCGAGCGCGGCCGAGGTCACCATTTTCACGCGCGACCTTGCGCTGCTGCTTAAGGCCGGCGCGCGGCTCGATGATGCGCTGGAATTGCTGTCCAATGATGCCGATGTCGGGCGGATGCGCCCCGTCGTCGCCAAGATCCGCGCGGCCTTGCTCACCGGCGAGAGCTTTGCCGATGCGGTGGCCGATCATCCGGCGCTGTTCCCGCCGATGTATGTCGCGCTGGTGCGGGTCGGTGAGATCTCCGGCACGCTGGATTCGGTGCTCGAAATGCTCGGCACCGAACGGGCGCGTTCCGAGGCGATGCGCCGCAAGCTGACCGATGCGATGCAGTATCCGGCATTCGTGCTGGTCGCCGCCTGCGGCGTGATGCTGTTCTTCCTGCTGTTCGTGCTGCCGCAATTCTCCACCGTGCTCGGCGATTTCGGCGGCAAGTCGGACACCGCGCTGGCGAACTTCATCGCGGTCTCGGATTTCCTGCGCGCCAATGCCACGGCGGCGAGCCTGACCGCGGCCGGCACGATTGCGCTCGTGTGGTGGCTGCTGCGGCAGGCCGCCGTGCGCGCGGCATTGGTCAATGGGATCTCGAAGATTCCCGGCATCCGCAACGGCTTCCAGTTCTATCGCGCCAGTCTGTTCTGCCGCAATCTCGGTGTCCTGCTCGGCAGCGGCGTCAATCTCACCGCGGCGCTGCGCATCCTCGTCGACATCATGTCGGTGACCGGGAGCGAGGCGAACTGGGCGGCGGCCGCCGATCGCGTCCGCCACGGCGGCAAATTGTCGGAGGCGCTCGCGGTCGCGGACAGCCTGCCGCCGATGGCGGTGCGGATGTTGCGGCTGGGCGAGGAGACCGGACAGCTGCCCGCGCTCGCCGGGCGGGTCGCCGAATTCTACGAAGCAAAACTGCAGCGCAGCCTGGATCGGGTCGTCGCCATCGTCGGGCCGCTGGCGATCATCACGATCTCGACCGTCGTCGGCGGGCTGATCGTGTCGGTCATGACGGCGCTGCTGTCGGTCACGCAGCTGGTCAATTAG
- a CDS encoding S41 family peptidase, which yields MGEDGLKINKPTPGSPATKAGVTAGDVITELDGGPLKGLPLADVLARLRGAANTAVRMKIVHGGQDGASELSVVRAAYRVNVVQLQLRVEQGKLVAEATGTWPILEFEKSKVVPLVATSSNEFIVDDDDHTRIAFVRDAAGKVSGLTLNPGAWEQNAALLAPAAK from the coding sequence ATGGGGGAGGATGGCTTGAAGATCAACAAGCCGACGCCGGGCAGTCCTGCGACCAAGGCCGGCGTGACGGCAGGTGACGTCATCACCGAACTCGACGGCGGGCCGCTCAAGGGCCTGCCGCTCGCCGATGTGTTGGCCAGGCTGCGCGGCGCGGCCAACACCGCGGTCAGGATGAAGATCGTCCATGGGGGGCAGGATGGCGCAAGCGAGCTCAGCGTGGTGCGAGCCGCCTACCGGGTCAATGTCGTCCAGCTTCAGCTTCGCGTCGAACAAGGCAAGCTCGTCGCGGAAGCGACGGGGACCTGGCCGATCCTCGAATTCGAGAAGAGCAAGGTCGTGCCGCTGGTGGCAACATCGAGCAACGAATTCATCGTGGACGACGACGATCACACCCGGATCGCCTTCGTCAGGGATGCGGCGGGCAAGGTCTCCGGGCTGACATTGAATCCCGGAGCCTGGGAGCAGAACGCGGCGCTGCTCGCGCCGGCGGCGAAATAG
- a CDS encoding general secretion pathway protein GspK — protein MDLRRKLRERSASRGFVIVAVLWILLALSSLVLIFSAYLSASARALATNDMALQTEALVSAGLELAAFQLALSDDKTRPSHGAFHFRLDEADIAVVFTSEAARIDLNYASKTTLSGLFAVLGARKDAATEYADRIVGWRTRPTAGSENAEAARYNALGYAPRQALFTHVNELALVAGVPAQLVDRALPFVTVFNGSPDVDPAIAAPEVRLATGQTPPDQRGGFGDPINVQSSFGSQPSTPQSAAAPAQSPCYRVAVTIRFRNGRRTTSEAVIAMGDKTEPYRVLSWQDDVELQQTVSLRGGRR, from the coding sequence ATGGATCTTCGCCGCAAACTGCGGGAGCGTTCGGCGAGCCGCGGCTTCGTCATCGTCGCCGTGCTCTGGATCCTGCTCGCGCTGTCGTCGCTGGTGCTGATCTTCTCGGCCTATCTCTCCGCGTCGGCCCGGGCGCTCGCGACCAACGACATGGCGCTGCAGACCGAAGCGCTGGTGTCGGCTGGGCTGGAGCTCGCCGCCTTTCAGCTGGCGCTGTCGGACGACAAGACGCGGCCGTCGCATGGCGCGTTCCATTTCCGGCTGGATGAGGCCGATATCGCCGTGGTCTTCACTTCGGAAGCCGCACGCATCGATCTGAACTACGCGTCGAAGACGACGCTGTCCGGCCTGTTCGCCGTGCTCGGCGCGCGCAAGGACGCGGCGACCGAATATGCCGACCGTATCGTCGGCTGGCGCACCCGGCCGACGGCGGGCAGCGAGAATGCCGAGGCGGCGCGTTACAACGCGCTCGGCTATGCGCCGCGGCAGGCGCTGTTCACCCATGTCAACGAATTGGCGCTGGTCGCGGGCGTGCCGGCGCAACTGGTCGATCGCGCGCTGCCCTTCGTCACGGTGTTCAACGGCTCGCCGGATGTCGATCCGGCGATCGCCGCGCCCGAGGTTCGCCTCGCCACCGGCCAGACCCCGCCGGACCAGCGCGGCGGGTTCGGCGATCCCATCAACGTCCAGAGCAGCTTTGGCTCGCAGCCGTCGACCCCGCAAAGCGCGGCGGCGCCGGCGCAAAGCCCGTGCTACCGGGTTGCGGTCACGATCCGCTTCCGCAACGGCCGCCGCACCACCTCGGAGGCCGTGATCGCGATGGGTGACAAGACCGAGCCGTATCGCGTGCTGTCCTGGCAGGACGACGTCGAGTTGCAGCAAACGGTTTCGCTGCGTGGGGGCAGACGATGA
- a CDS encoding GspE/PulE family protein encodes MANDLSVQFVDYLRQNKHVAPIDGAPDQAGRGADYRQQKLWEITSLSPSEFADEAARFFALERITLQDMIAAQPLIASFSPRFLRETMVYPCTAADGSNVLAIVDPTDQATQRAAQIVLGDGITIKVASSEDVAVALNQSFHATESHAAEPAAALPREDDIESLRDLASGAPVVRAVNDLLEKAVELRASDIHIEPFSSGLTVRLRIDGLLRPVSALSGVLPQAVVSRIKIIANLNIAERRLPQDGAARLRAGRADIDIRVAIMPTQHGEACVIRILPKDRGLLVVDKLGFATSDETRLRRLLKLPHGMIVITGPTGSGKTTTLATILSILNEPTRKILTVEDPVEYEIPGVNQSQIKPAIGLTFATALRSFVRQDPDVIMVGEIRDTETAHVAVHAALTGHLVLTTLHTETAAAAVPRMLDLGVEGYLLRSVLRGVIAQRLVRQLCERCKTARPLVAADFTDDPRLGSLGFRAGESVHEPCGCERCGGTGYRGRLGVFELLELSDELRELIGERTDGLKIDAMAIRAGMTTMLDDGIAKCRAGLTSPAEILRVTTLR; translated from the coding sequence ATGGCCAACGATCTGTCCGTGCAGTTCGTGGACTACCTCCGTCAGAACAAGCACGTCGCGCCGATCGACGGGGCGCCCGACCAGGCCGGACGCGGTGCCGACTATCGCCAGCAGAAGCTTTGGGAGATCACGAGCCTCTCGCCGTCGGAGTTTGCCGACGAGGCCGCCCGTTTCTTCGCGCTCGAGCGGATCACGCTGCAGGACATGATCGCGGCTCAGCCGCTGATCGCCTCGTTCTCGCCGCGCTTCCTGCGCGAAACCATGGTCTATCCCTGCACGGCGGCGGATGGATCGAACGTTCTCGCGATCGTCGACCCGACCGATCAGGCCACCCAGCGCGCGGCGCAGATCGTGCTCGGCGACGGCATCACCATCAAAGTTGCGTCGTCGGAAGACGTCGCGGTCGCGCTGAACCAGAGCTTTCATGCCACCGAGAGCCACGCAGCCGAACCGGCGGCAGCACTGCCGCGCGAGGACGACATCGAAAGCCTGCGCGATCTCGCGAGCGGCGCGCCGGTGGTCCGCGCCGTCAACGACCTGCTTGAAAAGGCGGTCGAGCTTCGCGCCAGTGACATCCACATCGAGCCCTTCAGCTCCGGGCTGACGGTGCGGCTGCGGATCGACGGCTTGCTGCGGCCGGTCTCCGCGCTGTCGGGTGTGCTGCCGCAGGCGGTGGTCTCCCGCATCAAGATCATCGCCAATCTCAACATCGCCGAACGCCGGCTGCCGCAGGACGGCGCGGCGCGGCTGCGCGCCGGGCGCGCCGATATCGATATCCGCGTCGCGATCATGCCGACCCAGCACGGCGAGGCCTGCGTCATCCGTATCCTGCCCAAGGACCGCGGCCTCCTGGTTGTGGACAAGCTCGGCTTCGCGACATCGGACGAAACCAGGCTGCGGCGGCTGCTCAAGCTGCCGCACGGCATGATCGTGATCACCGGGCCGACCGGCAGCGGCAAGACCACGACGCTTGCGACCATCCTCTCGATCCTCAACGAGCCGACCCGCAAGATCCTGACCGTCGAGGATCCCGTCGAATACGAGATCCCGGGCGTCAACCAGTCCCAGATCAAGCCGGCGATCGGCCTGACCTTCGCGACCGCGCTGCGCTCCTTCGTGCGCCAGGACCCCGATGTAATCATGGTCGGTGAAATCCGTGACACCGAGACCGCGCATGTCGCGGTGCATGCGGCGCTGACCGGCCATCTGGTGCTGACGACGCTGCACACCGAAACCGCGGCGGCCGCGGTGCCGCGCATGCTCGACCTCGGCGTCGAGGGCTACCTGCTGCGCTCGGTGCTGCGCGGCGTGATCGCGCAGCGCCTGGTTCGCCAGCTTTGCGAGCGCTGCAAGACCGCACGGCCGCTGGTGGCGGCCGATTTCACTGATGATCCGCGGCTCGGCTCGCTCGGCTTCCGTGCCGGCGAGAGCGTGCACGAGCCGTGCGGCTGCGAACGCTGCGGCGGAACCGGCTATCGCGGCCGGCTCGGCGTGTTCGAGCTGCTCGAACTGTCCGACGAGCTGCGCGAATTGATCGGCGAGCGCACCGATGGTTTGAAGATCGACGCCATGGCGATCCGCGCGGGCATGACCACGATGCTCGACGACGGCATTGCCAAATGCCGCGCCGGCCTGACGTCGCCCGCCGAAATTCTCCGCGTCACGACCCTGAGGTGA
- a CDS encoding TetR/AcrR family transcriptional regulator — translation MSISSKEAILAAAKRTAQARGYGGLNFRDLADEVGIKAASIYHHFPSKAELGAAVARRYWMDTAAALEAMLAEASDPLDCVRRYPDVFRKALANGNRMCLSSFMSAEYDDLPDAVKTEVQAFADINVVWLSRVLSTSGIVGPRQSEARACAIFAAVAGAQLMARSRADIALYDTLIESYRVAGLLPR, via the coding sequence GTGAGCATAAGTTCCAAGGAAGCGATCCTGGCCGCGGCCAAACGGACCGCGCAGGCACGCGGCTATGGCGGGCTCAACTTTCGCGATCTCGCCGATGAGGTGGGCATCAAGGCCGCGAGCATCTACCATCACTTCCCGAGCAAGGCCGAGCTCGGCGCCGCAGTGGCGCGGCGGTACTGGATGGACACCGCGGCGGCACTCGAGGCGATGCTGGCCGAAGCCTCGGATCCCCTCGACTGCGTCAGGCGCTATCCCGACGTCTTTCGCAAGGCGCTGGCGAACGGCAATCGGATGTGCCTGAGCAGCTTCATGTCCGCGGAATATGACGACCTGCCGGACGCGGTGAAAACCGAGGTACAGGCCTTTGCCGACATCAACGTGGTATGGCTGAGCAGGGTTCTCTCCACGTCGGGGATCGTCGGTCCCAGGCAAAGCGAAGCGCGGGCGTGTGCCATCTTCGCCGCCGTCGCCGGCGCGCAACTGATGGCGCGAAGCCGCGCGGACATCGCACTCTACGACACGTTGATCGAAAGCTATCGCGTGGCGGGGCTGCTGCCGCGATGA
- a CDS encoding prepilin-type N-terminal cleavage/methylation domain-containing protein, translated as MNEATQRGFTLLEMVCVLAIIALLAAVLLPFIPHQTSRSRLQAYALQAATLLKADRNAAIDRSTSVATLVDASSRVIHSGSSQMMLRIPDDVRFDAILPQTCRRQAALSTIRFFANGASCGGAIALTRLDAGYEVRVNWLTGRIEIVARDVAN; from the coding sequence ATGAATGAGGCCACGCAGCGCGGCTTCACCCTGCTCGAGATGGTGTGCGTCCTCGCCATCATCGCGCTGCTGGCGGCCGTGCTGCTGCCGTTCATTCCGCACCAGACCTCGCGGTCGCGGCTGCAGGCCTATGCGCTGCAGGCCGCGACCCTGCTGAAGGCCGATCGCAATGCGGCGATCGACCGCTCGACCAGCGTCGCGACACTGGTTGATGCGTCGAGCCGGGTGATCCATTCCGGCTCGTCGCAAATGATGCTGCGAATCCCCGACGATGTGCGATTCGATGCCATCCTGCCGCAGACCTGCCGGCGGCAGGCCGCGCTGTCGACCATCCGCTTCTTCGCCAATGGCGCATCCTGCGGCGGTGCCATCGCGCTGACGCGGCTCGATGCGGGGTACGAAGTCCGCGTCAACTGGCTCACCGGAAGGATCGAGATTGTCGCTCGCGACGTCGCCAACTGA